The DNA region GATACACTTCTATTTGTTCGCTTTCATCCAGTTCCTGTCCACCCGGGTGAGGATATACATTTCTGGCGATATAAGTATGACACCAATTGTTCATGAAGGCAGGATTTGCGGAAACCTTTCCTAAATATTCCCACTCGTCCGAGATAAAGCCGGTCTCTTCTCTCAGTTCAGCCTGTGCGGATTCTAAGATCGAATTTTTTTCCGCGATACCACCCGGGATTTCCAGACAATAAGAATGTAAACCATGTCTGTATTGATCGATTAGGATTACATTTTCATCTGCGGTGAGTGCGATTATATTCACCCAATCCTTGGATTCTACTTTGAAAAAATTGCCTGAGATTGTTTTGTCCGGAGAAACTTTCGGAATAGAGACTAACTCAAAAATGGGAGTTTTGAATGTTGAAGTTTTTTTTCCTTCTTCCCAAAGATTGGAATCGGGGAGGTAATTTTCTGGGCGGAATTCTTGCATATCTGCCGTTTCTTCCAGTTTTTTGAAATCCTTTCAGATTCGCAAACCTTTGCCTGTACGCGGTTGACAAGAAGAGAAAAATCAGGATTATGTCGCTTATAGATGGGGTTCGAAAAATCGGATTTTTCGGATCCTTAAGATTATTTTGCCCTCATAAAGTTGGATGAAAGAAGAAACGAATCATAGTCTCGACCTGTTTTCCCATTTGGAAATTCCGGAACAAAAACCGGAAGAACCTGCACAGGATCTACCATTACTCAGCTTTTCGGAAAACATTTCCCTTCCGAAAGAAGAAGGTCCGCAAATGGAAGGAACTCCCGCTTCTTCTCCCCGAGAAGAAGTTCAAGAGGAATCTTACGGTTCTTCCTTTTATGAAGAAGACGATTTTTCAGAAAATGAGACTCCAGAGTTCGTTTCAACTCCAGTAGAAGTTTCGGAAGAACCAAAAGAAATTGAACCTGAGTCAGTGGTAGGAACTCCAGACGAGGTTGAGATTCCGATTTCAACCGAGGTCCAATCTGAAACTTCTTCCCCCGAAGAAAAACCTTCTGCTCCCAAAAGAAAAAGAGAAGAAAGGCCTAAGGAACCTCGAGATTCCGCTGCTATTTTCCTAAGTTTGTCTCCGGAACAGGCCCGCGCGGTCCAAACGATCCATGGTCCTCTTTTGATTTTCGCAGGTGCAGGTTCCGGAAAAACAAGGGTGATCTCTAATCGTATCGCTCATATGATCCAGGACCATCATATTCCTGCGGGAAAGATCGTTGCATTGTCCTTCACGAACAAAAGTGCAAAGGAAATGGGAGAAAGAGTTCGCAAACTGATCCCTAGGAACTTATTAAAAGGGATTACTCTTTCCACATTCCACTCTCTTGGACTTGGAATATTAAAAAAACATATTGAGAAGTTGGAATATAAACAACCTTTCCTTCTTCTGAACCAAGCGGACCAAGAAGGTCTTGTGACTGGAATGCTTGTGGCACAGAAACTCGAGCCTAAACGTCCTCAGATCATGGAAGTTCTTTCTAAAATTTCCAGGATCAAAAACTCAGGAGAAGACTATTTAGCGGATATGAGGACCTCTATGAATGAGGGAGATCTACTGGCTGCTTCTCTTTTCCAACAATACCAAGACACTTTAAAAGAACAGAACTCGATCGACTTTGATGATCTAATCCTTCTACCTTCTAAACTTTTAAGACAGTTCGAAGAAGTAAGAGATGAATACCATAAAAAGTTCCAATACTTCATGGTGGATGAGTTCCAGGATACGAACCCGATCCAATACGAATTTTTAAGAGCTCTCATGGGAGAATCAGACAATCTATGTGTGGTAGGTGACGACGACCAGTCTATCTATGCATTCAGAGGTTCCGACGTAAGTTTGATCCTAGGATTCGAAAATGATTTTAAGGGCGCAAACGTTATCCGTCTCTTGGAGAATTATAGATCCACAGACATCATTGTCTCTGCCGCAAACTCTCTAATTCGCCATAATCTTTCCCGAAGATCCAAAGAACTTTTTTCCAAGGTGCCTGGTGCCCTCAAGGTTAAGTATGTGGAAAGATCGGACGAGAAAGACGAAGCCGAATGGGTTGCCGACAAGATCAGGGAAGAGATCATCAAAGAGGCAAGGAAGGGAAGTCAGATCGCGATCTTATTCCGAACTAACTTTCAATCCAGGCCTTTTGAAGAAGCATTTCGTGCCAGGGAAATGCCTTATAAGGTAGTAGGCGGTTACAATTTCTTCGACCGTAAAGAAGTTCGAGATCTGATCTCTTATATCCGTCTAATCGCTAACCAAAAGGATGATGCGTCTTTATTAAGAATTATTAATTATCCGAAACGTGGGATCGGTGCCGGTTCCATCTCTCTTGTGCATGAAAAAGCGGCTCAGAACAAAGAATCTCTTTATGAGACATTATTCAGAGTCTGCGAATCTCCTGATTTCATCCCTGATTTGAACCGTAAAATTTCTTCAGAGATCTATAATTTCGTAAATCTGATCGAAAAGGCTAAAAAGAAGTTTTCTTCTTCTCCAAGATTATTCTTCGCATTACGAGAGTTAATCGCAGATTTGGGTCTGGAAAAAGAAATCGTGTTAGAAGAGAAAGAAGAGAAGGTCGCAAAGGCTCGTATCTATAATATGTCAGAGCTTGTGAACATGTTGGCATTCTTCGAAGAGAATAATGACTCAGGCGAAAAGCCTACACTATTCGACTTTATCAACCGTTTGGCGATGCTTATGGAAGATGAACCGAATGACGAGAAAGAAGATAATCGAGTACAGTTACTCACCATTCACCAATCCAAAGGATTGGAATTCGAGTCTGTTTATGTCGTAGGACTAGAAGAGGGGATCTTACCTTCCGGAAGAGCCACAGTAGAAGACCAATCTGTGGACGAAGAGCGGCGTTTGATGTATGTAGCGATGACTCGGGCGAAGAGGCATTTATGCTTGACAGGTGCCGCTAATCGCCGCAAATTTGGGGAGCAATTGGCCTCCGAACCTTCTCGCTTCCTTAAGGAGATAGATCCGGAGACTTTGGACTGGCTTTCTAACGAGGAAACCAGACAACAGGAGACTAGTGATTTCCTGCAAGAACTCGAAAAATTGAAAATCGGATGAGAAAATGAGTAAATATCTGACAATATTGTTTATCGGAGCTCAATTCCTCCTCTACTGTGCAAGTACACAAAAAGAAGGGGCGGTTTCCGCCAATTTAGAGACCCAGGTCCGAGCGGAAATCAAGGGAATAGACCAGCAATTAAGCGATCTACACCCTGAAGACAAAAGACGTTCCGAGCTACTCCTCCAAAAATCCAAACTTTTACTAAAAATCGAATCTTTCAAAGAAGCTTCCCTTGTATTGAGAGAAGTTCAAAATTCCAAAGATGGTCGTAATCTTCAACATTTGGACCATTATTTAGGTTCTGCTTATCTTGGGATCAACGACTATGATAATGCTATCGTTCATTTCCGTAAATCGGACAATGTGGATCGCGATTTTGAGTCTGTTACCCGTAAAAAAATGTGGGCAAAAGCGTATTTCGAAGATGAGAAATATGGCCAGGCTCTCGGGATTTTAGGCAGAGCTTCCAGAGAGAAAAACTTCGAAAAAGATCTATTCTACTATGAGACAGTAGTAGTCAGCTTCTACAGAATTAAGGAATACAAAAGATGTCAGTTGGTTCTGGAAGAGGGATTACAGAAATTTCCGGAAAGCCTAGTACTGAAGGAAACCTCGGAGAAAATCAGCCAGGTTCTCCAACGGTAATTTACCTCACAATTCCTCTCCCTAAAAATCCATTCTTTAAAAAGGACAGCGTGACATTTCAGATCGCTGTCCCAGCTAAACTGTATCAATTCATATCTTCTTCTTTTCAAAAGATACAAACAATCGCTGAAAAACCTTCCTTTAGAAAGATATCCATAGCTCTAATTGTAGTTTTCCTTCTTCTTGCGGCAGCTAAAGAAACTGCAGAATGGTACTTCGTGAGAAGAGTCCTGGATTTGCGAGGAGTGAAGGAACTCACACGCGGATTCATCAATGAAGAATTAGACAGAGCAGTGACACTTGGAGTCGTAGAATACGAATTCCCAAATCATGTATTTATAGAAGATCTAAAAATTTCCAGCGATGAAGACTTTGCTTCCCAGAGAATGATCTTCAAAGCAAATAAAATAGAATTATTATTAAGAGGTCTTTGGAAAGGCCAACCTTCCGTAAGAGCGATCCGAGTGCGTAACGCACAACTGAGTATCGATCTGGAAGATAAGATCTCGGGAGAGATCCTATCCTATATCCATAAGATCAATATTCCTGAGATCCGATTAGAAGATACAACAGTTACAGTCTATAAAGGTGGCAAAGTACTTCTGGAGAATGTGAAAGGGATCGATTTTGATATCCGAAAAGAGGATACTAAGATCAATGTTCAAATTTCTG from Leptospira selangorensis includes:
- a CDS encoding NUDIX hydrolase; the encoded protein is MQEFRPENYLPDSNLWEEGKKTSTFKTPIFELVSIPKVSPDKTISGNFFKVESKDWVNIIALTADENVILIDQYRHGLHSYCLEIPGGIAEKNSILESAQAELREETGFISDEWEYLGKVSANPAFMNNWCHTYIARNVYPHPGGQELDESEQIEVYQYPLNKIPEILEKNILHHAMVVAAFGLFFLKYGEKKK
- a CDS encoding ATP-dependent helicase, whose translation is MKEETNHSLDLFSHLEIPEQKPEEPAQDLPLLSFSENISLPKEEGPQMEGTPASSPREEVQEESYGSSFYEEDDFSENETPEFVSTPVEVSEEPKEIEPESVVGTPDEVEIPISTEVQSETSSPEEKPSAPKRKREERPKEPRDSAAIFLSLSPEQARAVQTIHGPLLIFAGAGSGKTRVISNRIAHMIQDHHIPAGKIVALSFTNKSAKEMGERVRKLIPRNLLKGITLSTFHSLGLGILKKHIEKLEYKQPFLLLNQADQEGLVTGMLVAQKLEPKRPQIMEVLSKISRIKNSGEDYLADMRTSMNEGDLLAASLFQQYQDTLKEQNSIDFDDLILLPSKLLRQFEEVRDEYHKKFQYFMVDEFQDTNPIQYEFLRALMGESDNLCVVGDDDQSIYAFRGSDVSLILGFENDFKGANVIRLLENYRSTDIIVSAANSLIRHNLSRRSKELFSKVPGALKVKYVERSDEKDEAEWVADKIREEIIKEARKGSQIAILFRTNFQSRPFEEAFRAREMPYKVVGGYNFFDRKEVRDLISYIRLIANQKDDASLLRIINYPKRGIGAGSISLVHEKAAQNKESLYETLFRVCESPDFIPDLNRKISSEIYNFVNLIEKAKKKFSSSPRLFFALRELIADLGLEKEIVLEEKEEKVAKARIYNMSELVNMLAFFEENNDSGEKPTLFDFINRLAMLMEDEPNDEKEDNRVQLLTIHQSKGLEFESVYVVGLEEGILPSGRATVEDQSVDEERRLMYVAMTRAKRHLCLTGAANRRKFGEQLASEPSRFLKEIDPETLDWLSNEETRQQETSDFLQELEKLKIG
- a CDS encoding tetratricopeptide repeat protein; the encoded protein is MSKYLTILFIGAQFLLYCASTQKEGAVSANLETQVRAEIKGIDQQLSDLHPEDKRRSELLLQKSKLLLKIESFKEASLVLREVQNSKDGRNLQHLDHYLGSAYLGINDYDNAIVHFRKSDNVDRDFESVTRKKMWAKAYFEDEKYGQALGILGRASREKNFEKDLFYYETVVVSFYRIKEYKRCQLVLEEGLQKFPESLVLKETSEKISQVLQR